In the genome of Thermosphaera aggregans DSM 11486, one region contains:
- a CDS encoding pyruvate carboxylase subunit B — protein MVGIVDLTLRDAHQSLIATRLKTEDMIPILDKIDRAGFYAIEMWGGATFDVMIRFLKEDPWERLKLIRERVRKPKLMMLLRGQNLVGYRHYPDDLVEKFVEAAYRNGIDIFRVFDALNDVRNMEVSIKKAKSLGAIVQGTLVYTISPVHTIEHYLRVAEELVALDVDHIAIKDMSGILDPYTGYNLVKALKEHFKIQVDVHSHFTGGLAVATYVKVVEAGADFIDTAVSPLAFGTSHPSIQTMYYALPPEHRPSIDMKAVHEISEYLNNLLFTKYKDLLDIRVFMPDPNVLEHQVPGGMISNFITQLKQIGAEDKLNDVLAEVKRVREDLGWPPLVTPTSQIVGTQAVFNVLHGRYQVVTKETVNYVKGLYGRPPAPVKQEVVAAILKGDKPITARPADLLEPLYEKCKKEVMEKGYYGKEEDVLTYCLFPDVAVEFFKSRMRASTPRKDERDLWDDVLGY, from the coding sequence ATGGTGGGCATTGTCGACTTGACACTGCGTGATGCGCATCAATCACTAATAGCCACTAGGCTTAAAACCGAGGACATGATCCCCATATTGGATAAGATTGATAGAGCCGGGTTCTACGCTATCGAGATGTGGGGTGGCGCCACTTTCGACGTCATGATAAGGTTTTTAAAGGAGGATCCGTGGGAGAGGCTGAAACTAATCAGGGAGAGGGTTAGGAAGCCGAAGCTAATGATGCTCCTACGAGGTCAAAACCTGGTAGGCTATAGGCACTACCCGGACGACTTGGTGGAGAAATTTGTTGAGGCAGCGTATAGGAACGGGATTGACATATTCCGGGTCTTCGACGCGTTGAACGATGTGAGGAACATGGAGGTATCTATTAAGAAGGCTAAAAGCCTAGGCGCTATCGTACAGGGCACTCTCGTCTACACCATCAGTCCCGTTCACACAATAGAACACTACTTGAGGGTTGCCGAGGAGCTGGTCGCTCTCGACGTGGACCACATCGCGATCAAAGACATGTCCGGTATACTAGACCCGTACACGGGCTACAACCTGGTCAAGGCGTTGAAAGAGCATTTTAAGATACAAGTCGACGTGCACTCCCACTTCACAGGAGGCCTCGCGGTTGCAACGTATGTTAAAGTAGTTGAGGCCGGGGCAGACTTTATCGATACTGCCGTAAGCCCCTTAGCGTTCGGCACGAGCCACCCGAGCATACAGACAATGTACTACGCGCTTCCGCCGGAGCACAGGCCGAGCATAGACATGAAAGCTGTTCACGAGATTAGCGAGTACTTGAACAATCTACTGTTTACAAAGTACAAGGACCTTCTCGACATAAGAGTCTTCATGCCCGATCCAAACGTCCTGGAGCACCAAGTACCCGGTGGAATGATATCGAACTTTATAACTCAGCTCAAACAGATCGGCGCGGAAGACAAGCTGAATGACGTGCTCGCAGAGGTTAAGAGGGTGAGGGAGGATTTGGGGTGGCCGCCGCTGGTTACTCCGACATCCCAGATAGTCGGTACTCAAGCAGTGTTCAACGTGCTGCACGGTAGGTACCAGGTAGTAACCAAGGAAACAGTCAACTATGTTAAAGGGCTGTACGGTCGTCCACCGGCTCCGGTTAAACAAGAAGTAGTTGCGGCAATATTGAAAGGGGATAAGCCGATAACGGCGCGCCCAGCAGACCTGCTGGAGCCACTGTACGAGAAGTGTAAGAAAGAGGTGATGGAGAAGGGGTATTATGGAAAGGAGGAAGACGTACTGACCTACTGCCTCTTCCCGGATGTAGCGGTAGAGTTCTTCAAGTCGAGAATGCGGGCATCCACGCCTAGAAAGGATGAAAGGGATCTCTGGGACGATGTACT
- a CDS encoding 2-oxoacid:acceptor oxidoreductase family protein — protein MIHEIIFYGRGGQGAVTAANILVEAAMYEGLNGQAFPFFGAERRGAPVTAFARVSDKPILKHGMFNTADILVVFDQGLVASGVVSRVRLRNNGVLIVNTPERGLDLSRVASEGGFKAYAVDATRIAHDLKLVIAGWPVVNTAMLGALVGAVKLVGIESVKKAIVNYFGEKAGAVNAQAAERAYAEVKLVKEV, from the coding sequence ATGATTCATGAAATAATCTTCTATGGGAGAGGCGGTCAAGGAGCTGTTACAGCGGCTAACATACTGGTTGAGGCGGCGATGTACGAGGGCCTCAACGGGCAGGCGTTCCCTTTCTTCGGGGCTGAGAGAAGGGGTGCCCCTGTCACAGCTTTCGCAAGGGTGAGCGATAAGCCTATTCTAAAGCATGGAATGTTCAATACTGCCGACATACTCGTGGTTTTCGACCAGGGATTGGTTGCCTCGGGGGTTGTGAGCAGGGTAAGGCTGAGAAACAATGGCGTCTTAATAGTGAACACGCCTGAGCGGGGGCTCGACCTATCCAGGGTTGCTAGTGAGGGAGGGTTTAAAGCATACGCTGTGGATGCTACGAGAATAGCTCACGACTTGAAACTGGTCATAGCGGGGTGGCCTGTTGTGAACACCGCAATGCTTGGAGCACTAGTAGGGGCTGTGAAGCTCGTGGGTATTGAGAGCGTTAAGAAGGCTATTGTCAACTACTTCGGCGAGAAGGCAGGCGCTGTTAACGCTCAAGCAGCCGAGCGTGCTTACGCCGAGGTCAAGCTTGTGAAGGAGGTGTAG
- a CDS encoding pyruvate ferredoxin oxidoreductase, translated as MGVRKALTGNHAISYAVKLVRPEVIAAYPITPQTSIVEKLSEMVESGELDSTMIRVESEHSALAACYGAALAGARAFTATSSQGLLYMHEVVHWVSRARIPMVMAIVSRTINTPWNIWPDHSDFMDQRDAGWIMAYAMDNQEALDLTIQAFKIGEDPEVYLPVMVGIEGFILGHTTMPVEIPDEELVREWLGPRRQPYVVDGGSPIGVGGLTMPEETEDIFHGIQESMEAAKKVIERVDKEYGRLFGRSYGGLTQCYRCEDADYIAVAMGAWSGDLMEAVNTLRDQGYRVGVVRIRFYRPFPHEELWRYSGRAKGVIVFDRSISFGGWGPIFTDLVTGLAAYTDKLPALSNIVTGIAGVNITSEDFEKLVKRFVETVEKGGKPVFFEWFKKR; from the coding sequence ATGGGTGTTAGAAAGGCTTTAACCGGGAACCACGCAATCTCGTACGCTGTCAAGCTTGTGAGGCCTGAGGTCATAGCGGCATACCCTATTACCCCTCAGACAAGCATTGTTGAAAAACTATCCGAGATGGTTGAATCTGGAGAGCTCGACTCCACGATGATAAGGGTTGAGTCCGAGCACTCAGCACTTGCGGCGTGCTACGGTGCAGCGCTGGCGGGGGCTAGGGCTTTCACAGCCACTAGTAGCCAGGGACTGTTGTACATGCACGAGGTTGTGCACTGGGTTTCAAGGGCAAGGATACCCATGGTAATGGCTATTGTCTCTAGAACTATTAATACTCCGTGGAATATTTGGCCCGATCACAGCGACTTCATGGATCAGAGGGATGCTGGCTGGATAATGGCTTACGCGATGGATAATCAGGAAGCCCTAGACCTGACAATACAGGCTTTCAAAATAGGTGAGGACCCGGAAGTCTACCTGCCGGTTATGGTGGGGATTGAAGGCTTCATACTCGGACACACCACAATGCCTGTTGAAATACCTGACGAAGAGCTTGTTAGAGAGTGGCTGGGGCCTCGCCGGCAACCCTACGTTGTAGACGGGGGCTCGCCGATAGGTGTTGGAGGGTTGACAATGCCCGAGGAGACCGAGGACATATTCCACGGTATCCAGGAATCCATGGAGGCTGCTAAAAAAGTTATCGAAAGGGTTGACAAGGAGTACGGCAGGCTGTTCGGCAGGAGCTACGGCGGGCTCACGCAGTGCTACAGGTGTGAGGACGCTGACTACATCGCTGTCGCAATGGGTGCTTGGAGCGGGGATTTAATGGAAGCCGTGAACACCCTGAGGGATCAAGGATACAGGGTAGGGGTTGTAAGGATAAGGTTCTACAGGCCCTTCCCGCACGAGGAGTTATGGAGGTACTCTGGCAGGGCTAAGGGCGTGATAGTTTTCGACAGGTCGATCAGCTTCGGCGGCTGGGGCCCGATATTCACCGATCTTGTAACAGGGCTGGCAGCCTACACCGACAAGCTACCAGCGTTAAGCAATATCGTGACAGGTATCGCGGGCGTTAACATTACCAGTGAGGATTTCGAAAAGCTTGTTAAAAGGTTTGTTGAAACGGTCGAGAAGGGCGGTAAGCCCGTTTTCTTCGAATGGTTTAAGAAGAGGTGA
- a CDS encoding 3-methyl-2-oxobutanoate dehydrogenase subunit beta, with protein MSQPRPKQPIPYNMRDAFLPGDAACSGCPIPMGWKTVHAALGGKVIYVIPACCSSVVVGTSPGHSLNATVVHVPFAAAASVASGIAEALEKRGITDVHVVAWAGDGGTADIGLATLSGAAERNNNMIYIMYDNEAYMNTGIQRSSSTPRGAWTTTTPVAGKAEQKKDVAKIMIAHNIPYVATASIAYPHDFYSKLQRAKSIKGFKFIHLHAPCPVGWRFEPQYTVKMARLAVETGLWVLYEYQNGKITLSGPSRPYMDPSKRKPIEEYIKMQGRFRNITQEILEEIRKSVELNWEWIRKFM; from the coding sequence ATGTCCCAGCCCAGGCCCAAGCAACCAATACCTTACAACATGAGGGATGCGTTCCTACCGGGCGACGCGGCCTGCTCCGGATGCCCTATACCGATGGGGTGGAAGACCGTTCACGCCGCGTTAGGGGGTAAGGTAATCTACGTTATACCAGCGTGCTGCTCCTCAGTCGTCGTGGGAACATCCCCGGGTCACTCCCTGAACGCTACAGTAGTGCACGTTCCCTTCGCGGCAGCCGCCTCCGTGGCCTCAGGTATTGCTGAGGCTTTGGAGAAGAGGGGGATCACTGATGTTCACGTTGTAGCGTGGGCGGGAGACGGGGGCACGGCCGATATTGGATTGGCCACGTTGAGCGGGGCGGCTGAGAGAAATAACAACATGATTTACATAATGTATGATAACGAGGCATATATGAACACGGGGATTCAGAGAAGCTCTTCAACACCTAGGGGCGCTTGGACAACTACAACCCCTGTTGCAGGCAAGGCTGAGCAGAAGAAGGATGTTGCGAAAATCATGATAGCACACAACATCCCCTATGTTGCGACAGCGAGCATAGCCTACCCGCACGACTTCTACAGTAAGTTGCAGAGGGCTAAGAGCATTAAAGGATTCAAGTTCATACACCTCCACGCCCCGTGCCCTGTCGGGTGGAGGTTTGAACCCCAGTACACTGTTAAAATGGCGAGGCTGGCTGTTGAAACAGGATTATGGGTACTGTACGAGTACCAGAACGGCAAGATCACCCTGTCAGGTCCGAGCAGGCCTTACATGGACCCGTCTAAGAGAAAGCCTATTGAAGAATACATTAAGATGCAGGGAAGGTTTAGAAACATAACGCAGGAGATCCTTGAGGAGATAAGGAAGAGCGTTGAGCTTAACTGGGAGTGGATTAGGAAGTTCATGTAA
- a CDS encoding 4Fe-4S binding protein → MSLEVVNPVHGKLPITKPLKGVAGKTGLWRTERPVVDNGKCTRCFTCETYCPVNVIRVEPETGVSIDLDYCKGCGVCAEVCPVKAISMVPETG, encoded by the coding sequence ATGAGTCTTGAAGTAGTTAACCCTGTGCACGGGAAACTCCCTATTACGAAACCCTTGAAGGGGGTTGCGGGTAAGACAGGGTTGTGGAGGACTGAGAGGCCCGTTGTCGACAACGGCAAGTGCACCAGGTGCTTCACCTGCGAAACCTACTGCCCGGTTAACGTGATAAGGGTTGAGCCTGAAACAGGGGTTTCAATAGACCTTGACTACTGCAAGGGGTGTGGAGTATGCGCCGAGGTATGCCCAGTGAAAGCTATTTCAATGGTTCCTGAAACAGGGTGA